The sequence below is a genomic window from Sorangiineae bacterium MSr12523.
AATGCGCTCGTCGACCTTGGGGTCTCCGATGCACGAGCGGTAGGCCCCCAAATCGAGCCCCAGCGACAGGGCGAGCTTCTCGCAGCCGGCGGGCGTGAGATCCTCGGTCTGGAAGAGCGCGTTGGCCATCTCCTCGCCTTTGCCGAGCTGTTCGCCACAACAGGCGGCACGCGCCGCGTCGAGCGCGTTGGGATGGATGCGCGTGAGCGGAACCTGCTTGCGAACCAGGCGGATCTGCGAAGCATGCGACGCCAGGATCGGACCGAAAGCCTCGTGCGTGATCCGGCAAAAGGGGCACTCGAAGTCGACGAAGTCCACGACGGTGACCTTCCCCTCCGGCGTCTTGTCGATTTCGGCGGCGATGACCGGAGGCACCGTGGAGACGGAGCGCCCGATGAGGAAGGGCACCGCGACGGCGCCCGCCATCGCAGCACCGCCCAACAGGCGCGGCACCAGGGTCGCCGGCGGGTCCGACTCGTGGCGTAGGCGGAGGAGCGAACCCGCGAAGACGAGGAGCGAACACGTGTCGACGATGGTGCAATACGGGCAAAACGTCGCCAGCTTAACTTGCAGCAAGAGCAACGCCGCGCCGATCAAGCCGGAAAGGCCGGCCAGGCCCACCTCCACGCGACGGGCGACGGGGCCGCGCAAAAAGAAGGTGAGCGCGCCCAGGGCCAGGTACCCGAGCAAGCCGAACGCGGGCAACGGCACGCCGAGAAACGACGAATAATCCGTCTGCCGGATGCGGTCGCACCCGCCGCCGGACTCGCAGAACAGCGGCGCCGGACGCAGGTAATCGACCAAAAGAAGGGCGCTGACGGTCAAGCCGACGAGCACCGGGAGCACAAGGAGCAGAACGTAGGCGAGGGACGAGGTTTTTCGCATGATGGCGGACTCCGCGCGAAACACGCGGGCAAAAGGGTACCATCAGCCGTTGCACGGCGCCGAGTGAACCCGTAAGGCTGTAACCCTTCATGCTGCGTAATCTTCCCAGTCGCAATCAAGTCCTCGACACCCTCTCGCAGGAGGCTCGCCCGGTTCATGCGCGCGAGATCGCCACCCGGTTGGGCGTCGACGACGTCAGCTACCCTGGTTTCCTCCGCCTTTTGGACGATCTCGTCTACCAGGGCATCCTGACCGCGCGCGACGGGCACAAATTCAAGCTGTCGAACGCCAGCCAATCCGTCCGAGGCGAGGAGCGCGAGGGCTTCATCACCATCGCACCGCGCGGGTTCGGCTTCGTCAGC
It includes:
- a CDS encoding thioredoxin domain-containing protein gives rise to the protein MRKTSSLAYVLLLVLPVLVGLTVSALLLVDYLRPAPLFCESGGGCDRIRQTDYSSFLGVPLPAFGLLGYLALGALTFFLRGPVARRVEVGLAGLSGLIGAALLLLQVKLATFCPYCTIVDTCSLLVFAGSLLRLRHESDPPATLVPRLLGGAAMAGAVAVPFLIGRSVSTVPPVIAAEIDKTPEGKVTVVDFVDFECPFCRITHEAFGPILASHASQIRLVRKQVPLTRIHPNALDAARAACCGEQLGKGEEMANALFQTEDLTPAGCEKLALSLGLDLGAYRSCIGDPKVDERIQKETAEFRASKSRGLPTIFIGEHKLEGMQGAAELESTMARAIADQS